Proteins encoded within one genomic window of Bradyrhizobium sp. 186:
- a CDS encoding acyl-CoA synthetase encodes MTGDIAATISKAREHSIGDLLRRSAGREPDKLAVSCGGVSWTFAELDAICNRLGRGLLGLGVKRGDRLAVLSRNSHAFAALRFAVARIGAVLVPINFMLNPDEINFILKSSGAKLLAAGPDFVESARAASAKDSAVEKLIWLPGEDPATPPAGLTTFDDLLHADGSFLEASVDSRDLAQIVYTSGTESLPKGAMLTHEAVMWQYVSCIIDGGMSVEDKYLHALPLYHCAQLDVFLGPQIYLGASGVITGKPTADNILALIQAHKITSFFAPPTIWIAMLRSPNFDKTDLSTLQKGYYGASIMPVEVLLELQRRLPNVKLWNFYGQTEIAPLATVLRPEDQLRKAGSAGKPVLNVETRVVNTSMEDVEVGEVGEIVHRSPHLLSGYYNDPVKTAAAFSGGWFHSGDLAVVDAEGHITVVDRVKDMIKTGGENVASREVEEMVYRIPAVSEVAVVGLPDPRWIEAVTAIVVVKTGEKLDEDSVIKHCARQMAHFKVPKRVIFVDSLPKNPSGKLLKRELRQRFVGGETLDKAIQKNFGT; translated from the coding sequence ATGACCGGCGACATCGCAGCCACCATCTCGAAAGCCCGCGAGCATTCCATCGGCGACCTGCTGCGCCGCTCGGCGGGCCGCGAGCCGGACAAGCTCGCGGTGAGCTGCGGCGGCGTGAGCTGGACCTTTGCCGAGCTGGACGCGATCTGCAACCGGCTTGGCCGCGGCCTGCTCGGCCTCGGCGTCAAGAGGGGCGACCGTCTCGCGGTGCTCTCGCGCAACTCGCACGCCTTCGCGGCGCTTCGGTTCGCCGTGGCGCGGATCGGCGCGGTGCTGGTGCCGATCAACTTCATGCTCAATCCGGACGAGATCAATTTCATCCTGAAGAGCTCCGGAGCAAAGCTGCTCGCGGCCGGTCCTGATTTCGTGGAGTCTGCGCGTGCCGCAAGCGCCAAGGACAGCGCGGTCGAAAAGCTGATCTGGCTGCCGGGCGAGGATCCCGCAACGCCGCCCGCGGGCCTGACCACCTTCGACGATCTCCTGCATGCCGACGGCTCGTTCCTCGAGGCCTCCGTCGACAGCCGCGATCTCGCGCAGATCGTCTACACCAGCGGCACGGAATCCCTGCCCAAGGGCGCGATGCTGACCCATGAGGCCGTGATGTGGCAGTATGTCAGCTGTATCATCGACGGCGGCATGAGCGTCGAGGACAAGTATCTGCACGCGCTGCCGCTCTATCACTGCGCCCAGCTCGATGTGTTCCTGGGGCCGCAAATCTATCTCGGCGCCTCCGGCGTGATCACGGGCAAGCCGACCGCCGATAACATCCTGGCACTGATCCAGGCCCACAAGATCACGTCCTTCTTCGCGCCGCCGACGATCTGGATCGCGATGTTGCGCTCGCCGAATTTCGACAAGACCGATTTGTCGACCCTTCAGAAAGGCTATTACGGCGCCTCGATCATGCCGGTGGAAGTGTTGCTCGAGCTCCAGCGCCGCCTGCCCAACGTCAAACTCTGGAATTTCTACGGCCAGACCGAGATCGCGCCGCTCGCGACCGTGCTGCGCCCCGAGGACCAGCTCCGCAAGGCCGGCTCGGCCGGCAAGCCCGTGCTCAATGTCGAGACGCGCGTGGTCAACACGTCGATGGAGGACGTCGAGGTCGGTGAGGTCGGCGAGATCGTGCACCGCTCGCCGCATCTGTTGTCGGGCTACTACAACGACCCCGTGAAGACCGCGGCGGCGTTCTCCGGCGGCTGGTTTCACTCCGGCGACCTTGCCGTCGTCGATGCCGAAGGCCACATCACCGTGGTCGACCGCGTCAAGGACATGATCAAGACCGGTGGCGAGAATGTCGCGAGCCGCGAGGTCGAGGAGATGGTCTATCGCATCCCCGCGGTCTCCGAGGTTGCCGTCGTCGGCCTGCCCGATCCGCGCTGGATCGAGGCGGTGACTGCGATCGTCGTGGTCAAGACCGGCGAGAAGCTCGACGAAGATTCCGTCATCAAGCACTGCGCCCGCCAGATGGCGCATTTCAAGGTGCCCAAGCGCGTGATCTTCGTCGACAGCCTGCCGAAGAACCCGAGCGGCAAGCTGCTCAAGCGCGAGCTGCGCCAGCGCTTCGTCGGCGGCGAGACGCTCGACAAGGCGATCCAGAAGAATTTTGGCACGTGA
- a CDS encoding glutathione S-transferase family protein, with the protein MTDPNRITLYYSPQSRATGTRVLLEELGAPYGLHVLNMKAGEQRQAAYLAINPLGKVPAIRHGEALVTEQVAITIYLADLFPQAGLTPALGDPLRGPYLRWIAYYGSSFEPALIDKFMQREPAPITQSPYADYNTMLGALETQLSKGPYLLGERMTAADILWGVAFSWTMMFGIVPKKDVFVRYSERMTSRPAFQRINAADDEMAAQHAAAVGG; encoded by the coding sequence ATGACCGATCCGAACCGCATCACGCTGTATTATTCGCCGCAAAGCCGTGCCACCGGCACGCGGGTGCTGCTGGAGGAGTTGGGGGCGCCCTACGGTCTCCATGTCCTCAACATGAAGGCGGGCGAGCAGCGCCAGGCCGCCTACCTCGCCATCAATCCGCTCGGCAAGGTGCCGGCGATCCGCCATGGCGAGGCCCTCGTCACTGAGCAGGTCGCGATCACCATCTATCTTGCCGACCTGTTTCCGCAGGCCGGCCTGACGCCCGCGCTTGGCGATCCGCTGCGCGGCCCCTATCTGCGCTGGATTGCCTATTACGGCTCGTCGTTCGAGCCGGCGCTGATCGACAAATTCATGCAGCGCGAGCCCGCGCCGATTACGCAGTCGCCCTATGCCGATTATAACACCATGCTGGGCGCGCTCGAGACGCAACTGTCGAAGGGGCCATATCTGCTCGGCGAGCGCATGACGGCCGCGGATATCTTGTGGGGTGTCGCGTTCAGCTGGACGATGATGTTCGGCATCGTGCCGAAAAAGGACGTCTTCGTCCGTTATTCCGAGCGCATGACCTCGCGGCCTGCGTTTCAGCGGATCAATGCGGCGGATGACGAGATGGCGGCGCAGCATGCCGCGGCTGTCGGTGGTTGA
- a CDS encoding YafY family protein, producing the protein MRASRMLSILTTLQARGQVTAPELAEACEVSVRTIYRDIDALAASGVPVYADRGAEGGYRLLDGYRVRLNGLSQNEAEALFLTGLPGPAAALGFDTAMIAARNKLMAALPAHLRQDAGRMQERFHLDAPGWFGEAEEPKHLRAIAGAALRGTLIKIRYRSWRAEKQRRVAPLGLVLKGGSWYLAGQVDGSVRTYRVARVLDCTALDDRFDRPAGFDLAAYWQAATLRLEAEMHPNVAIVRLSPFGVKLLDALSQPYVKARAQLEETADADGWRIARVPTGKTSWHAAAELLRLGPEAEVLEPTDLREKMAELTQAMAARYRASSQAAKPVSRKA; encoded by the coding sequence ATGCGCGCGAGCCGGATGCTGTCGATCCTCACCACCCTCCAGGCGCGGGGGCAGGTCACCGCGCCTGAACTGGCCGAGGCCTGCGAGGTGTCGGTGCGCACGATATATCGCGACATCGACGCGCTCGCGGCGTCCGGCGTTCCCGTCTATGCCGATCGCGGCGCGGAGGGCGGCTATCGCCTGCTCGACGGCTACCGCGTGCGGCTGAACGGATTGTCGCAGAACGAGGCGGAGGCGCTGTTTCTCACCGGACTGCCCGGCCCGGCTGCGGCGCTTGGGTTTGATACGGCGATGATCGCGGCGCGGAACAAGCTGATGGCGGCGCTGCCCGCTCATTTGCGTCAGGATGCCGGCCGGATGCAGGAGCGTTTTCACCTGGACGCGCCCGGCTGGTTCGGCGAAGCCGAGGAGCCGAAACATCTGCGCGCCATTGCCGGCGCGGCTCTACGGGGAACGCTGATCAAAATCCGCTACCGGAGCTGGCGCGCGGAGAAGCAGCGCCGCGTCGCGCCGCTCGGCCTCGTGTTGAAGGGCGGAAGCTGGTATCTCGCCGGCCAGGTCGATGGCAGCGTGCGCACCTATCGCGTCGCGCGTGTGCTCGACTGCACGGCGCTCGACGATCGCTTCGATCGTCCCGCCGGTTTCGATCTCGCCGCCTATTGGCAGGCCGCAACGCTCCGCCTCGAGGCCGAGATGCATCCCAATGTCGCGATCGTGCGGCTGTCACCGTTCGGGGTAAAACTGCTCGACGCGCTGAGCCAGCCGTACGTCAAGGCACGCGCGCAGCTTGAAGAGACCGCCGACGCCGACGGCTGGCGTATTGCCAGAGTGCCGACCGGCAAGACGTCGTGGCACGCCGCAGCCGAATTGTTGCGGCTCGGGCCCGAGGCCGAAGTGCTGGAGCCCACCGATCTGCGCGAGAAGATGGCGGAGCTGACGCAGGCGATGGCCGCGCGCTATCGCGCATCGTCGCAGGCCGCGAAACCGGTGTCGCGGAAGGCCTGA
- a CDS encoding MBL fold metallo-hydrolase, with product MPFWTCETCGAQFPASEKPPASCPICEDERQFVNWKGQTFLTPETLAQRHRVVWRDDLGLTGVALEPSFAIGQRALLVPQAEGCVMWDCVPLATPEAVAHVRSLGGLKAIAISHPHYYGALADWSEAFGNVPVYLHADDRAWVTRQHSSIVHWTGDTCRISDDVLLLRTGGHFAGAAMLHWTRGAEGKGALLTGDIAQVTMDRRFVSFMYSYPNYMPLNAAAVRRIADAVAPLAFDRLYGAWWGRNIAAGAKAAFAASVARYLTAIA from the coding sequence ATGCCTTTCTGGACTTGCGAAACCTGCGGCGCGCAATTTCCGGCAAGCGAGAAACCGCCGGCGTCCTGTCCCATCTGCGAGGACGAACGGCAGTTCGTGAACTGGAAGGGACAAACCTTTCTCACGCCCGAGACGCTGGCACAGCGCCATCGCGTGGTGTGGCGCGACGATCTCGGCCTGACCGGCGTTGCGCTCGAGCCGAGCTTCGCCATCGGCCAACGCGCGTTGCTGGTGCCCCAGGCGGAGGGCTGCGTGATGTGGGATTGCGTGCCGCTGGCGACGCCGGAGGCCGTGGCGCATGTCAGGTCGCTCGGCGGATTGAAAGCGATCGCGATCTCGCATCCGCATTATTATGGCGCGCTCGCCGACTGGAGCGAAGCCTTTGGCAACGTGCCGGTCTATCTTCATGCCGACGATCGCGCATGGGTGACGCGGCAGCACTCCTCGATCGTGCACTGGACTGGCGACACCTGCCGTATTTCGGACGATGTGCTGCTCTTACGCACCGGCGGTCACTTCGCCGGCGCCGCCATGCTGCACTGGACGCGCGGTGCAGAGGGCAAGGGCGCACTGCTCACCGGAGACATCGCGCAGGTGACGATGGACCGCCGCTTCGTCAGTTTCATGTACTCCTATCCGAACTACATGCCGCTCAATGCCGCCGCGGTGCGGCGCATCGCTGACGCGGTCGCGCCCCTCGCCTTCGACCGCCTCTATGGCGCCTGGTGGGGCCGCAACATCGCCGCGGGTGCCAAGGCCGCGTTCGCAGCGTCTGTTGCGCGCTATTTGACGGCTATTGCGTGA
- a CDS encoding cyclic nucleotide-gated ion channel: MSKPLISALAQFVAATAGRNMTKAAYVAVAIGVFSMVLLTVNPAYEAAHGWVDVLLWVCLAYFVFEWLVRLRHMARQERLSLYLSSSAGLVDAVGALAVPVALVLGAEPRTAWLLSVLWVLKVVPGIPGLRQLRRVLVLESGPLLSVLVIFLMVVFLASVAEYFLERDVQPQTFGSVPAALWWAVVTLTTTGYGDVVPVTPLGRMVAALVMISGLGVFGLWTGILATGFAAETRRDNFLKTWESVSKVPFFAALGPAAIADVTHMLRTMELPARTMIIRKGAQGDCMYFIAAGEVEVDLPGKKVQLGDGAFFGEMALLGNNMRGANVSTTKVSRLLVLDLVDFRVLMARHPELAETIDAEAKRRALENR; this comes from the coding sequence ATGTCCAAGCCGTTGATCTCCGCTCTGGCCCAGTTCGTGGCCGCCACGGCCGGCCGCAACATGACCAAGGCGGCCTATGTGGCGGTGGCCATCGGCGTGTTCAGCATGGTGCTGCTGACGGTCAACCCGGCCTATGAGGCGGCGCACGGCTGGGTCGATGTCCTGCTCTGGGTCTGCCTCGCCTACTTCGTATTCGAATGGCTGGTACGGCTCCGCCATATGGCGCGGCAGGAGCGCCTCTCGCTCTACCTGTCCTCCTCCGCCGGGCTGGTCGATGCGGTCGGGGCGCTGGCTGTGCCGGTCGCACTGGTTCTCGGCGCCGAGCCCAGGACGGCCTGGCTGCTCAGCGTGCTCTGGGTCTTGAAGGTGGTGCCGGGCATTCCCGGCCTGCGGCAGCTCCGCCGCGTGCTGGTACTGGAATCGGGCCCGCTGCTCAGCGTGCTCGTGATCTTCCTGATGGTGGTCTTCCTCGCCTCCGTCGCCGAATATTTCCTGGAGCGGGACGTGCAGCCGCAAACGTTCGGCAGCGTGCCCGCCGCGCTATGGTGGGCGGTGGTGACCTTGACCACCACCGGCTATGGCGACGTCGTGCCCGTCACCCCTCTCGGACGCATGGTGGCGGCTCTGGTGATGATCTCCGGCCTCGGCGTGTTCGGGCTCTGGACCGGCATTCTGGCGACCGGCTTTGCCGCCGAGACCCGCCGCGACAATTTCCTGAAGACCTGGGAATCCGTCAGCAAGGTGCCGTTCTTCGCAGCGCTCGGCCCGGCTGCCATCGCCGACGTCACCCACATGCTGCGGACCATGGAGCTGCCGGCGCGCACCATGATCATCCGGAAGGGCGCGCAGGGCGACTGCATGTATTTCATCGCCGCCGGCGAGGTCGAGGTCGATCTGCCCGGCAAGAAGGTGCAGCTCGGCGATGGCGCCTTCTTCGGCGAGATGGCGCTGCTCGGCAACAACATGCGCGGCGCCAACGTCTCGACCACGAAGGTGTCGCGGCTTTTGGTGCTCGACCTCGTCGACTTCCGCGTGCTGATGGCGCGACACCCCGAGCTCGCCGAGACGATCGATGCCGAGGCGAAACGGCGCGCGCTCGAAAACAGGTAA
- a CDS encoding DUF6157 family protein produces MTKPMHTTNCFNTFIRVAEDCPARTGEEPPPRAGQPTVACLQYVMIAKAPYKYTSDDVIFATSAPGRELDVKATKTEKHAAREAFFSRGQACMRASSLGKRFGWGVHADSEGRIAIYAIDSKRYQALARDPKLTQVRAMRSKRA; encoded by the coding sequence ATGACGAAACCGATGCACACGACCAACTGCTTCAACACCTTCATCCGGGTTGCCGAAGACTGTCCCGCGCGTACCGGCGAGGAGCCGCCACCGCGCGCGGGACAACCGACGGTGGCGTGCCTGCAATACGTGATGATCGCCAAGGCACCCTACAAATACACGTCCGACGACGTGATCTTCGCGACGTCTGCGCCGGGACGCGAGCTCGATGTGAAGGCGACGAAAACGGAGAAGCATGCGGCCCGTGAAGCGTTCTTCTCCCGGGGGCAAGCGTGCATGAGGGCGTCTAGCCTGGGCAAGCGCTTCGGCTGGGGCGTTCATGCCGATAGCGAGGGCCGGATCGCGATCTACGCCATCGACAGCAAACGCTACCAGGCGTTGGCGCGAGACCCGAAGCTCACGCAGGTACGTGCGATGCGATCGAAGCGGGCGTGA
- a CDS encoding alpha/beta fold hydrolase: MAAQRDYGSFEAGDVTLQSGAVFPALKLAYQTYGTLSPAKDNVILYPTSFSAQHYDTEWLIRPDGVLDPTRYFIIVPNLFGNGLSSSPSNSSGSFPKVTYHDAIAVQHRLLTERLGISKLALVYGWSMGGMQAYHWAACYPDMVERAAVVCGSARCAPYNHVFLEGVKAALTADPAFRDGRSVEKPVAGIRAMGRVYAGWAMSHGFYRDEVWREAGFTSLEDYLVRAWDAAFARRDANDLLAQIGIWQNGDISRCAAFGGDFDRALAAIKAHMLLMPGATDRYFDVRDNEDELGRLVNAKSAALHPIPSVHGHRAGNPVNNPHDQAFLKAEIAELLGK, from the coding sequence ATGGCGGCGCAGCGCGATTACGGGAGTTTCGAGGCGGGCGACGTTACGCTTCAGTCCGGCGCCGTCTTCCCCGCACTGAAGCTCGCCTACCAGACCTACGGCACGCTGAGCCCGGCCAAGGACAATGTCATCCTCTATCCGACCTCGTTCAGCGCGCAGCATTACGACACTGAATGGCTGATCCGGCCCGATGGTGTGCTCGACCCCACGCGCTACTTTATCATCGTCCCGAACCTGTTCGGCAACGGTCTGTCGTCCTCGCCATCCAATTCGAGCGGGTCGTTTCCGAAAGTCACTTATCACGACGCCATCGCCGTCCAGCATCGTCTGCTCACCGAACGTTTGGGCATCTCAAAGCTCGCGCTGGTCTATGGCTGGTCGATGGGAGGCATGCAGGCCTATCACTGGGCCGCCTGCTACCCCGATATGGTCGAGCGCGCCGCAGTGGTGTGCGGCAGCGCGCGCTGCGCGCCTTACAACCACGTCTTCCTGGAAGGTGTGAAGGCCGCGCTGACCGCTGATCCAGCCTTTCGCGACGGCCGCTCCGTCGAAAAGCCCGTCGCAGGCATCCGCGCCATGGGGCGCGTCTATGCCGGCTGGGCGATGTCGCACGGATTTTATCGCGACGAGGTCTGGCGCGAGGCCGGATTCACCTCGCTCGAGGACTATCTCGTCCGTGCGTGGGACGCCGCCTTTGCACGGCGCGACGCCAACGATCTGCTGGCACAGATCGGCATCTGGCAAAACGGCGACATCAGCCGCTGTGCCGCATTCGGCGGCGATTTCGATCGCGCACTTGCGGCGATCAAGGCGCATATGTTGCTGATGCCGGGCGCGACCGACCGTTACTTCGACGTCCGCGACAACGAGGACGAGCTCGGCCGGCTGGTCAACGCGAAGTCCGCCGCGCTGCATCCGATCCCGTCGGTGCACGGCCATCGCGCCGGCAATCCCGTCAACAATCCGCACGATCAGGCCTTCCTCAAGGCCGAGATCGCAGAACTCCTCGGCAAGTAG
- a CDS encoding MFS transporter, which translates to MTSRSPSSPRLWPLFGLNFFMADMQSGIGPFVGVFLQERGWASGLIGTAMTIGNVAGMLVTTPIGGFIDASRNKRMWVVIPGVCVVLASAIILLSQNFWAVTFSQVAQSLASAAIVPAVTGITLGIARQKGFNALNGRNQAFNHAGNMVGAALSGYLGFRYGYVAVFLLAAAFGGIAIACVLLIPAKAIDDRAARGSKEDDPDSPPDALTMLLKHKPLLVLALALALFHLGNAAIVPLYGLAAVTETQANGPSFVATTVVIAQGVMVVTSLIAMRVASKRNYWPVILASFLFLPVRGVLAFFLTGWWGVVPVQVLDGIGTGLQTVAVPGMVARSLNGTGRINLGQGAVITVQGVGASLSPALGGWIAEWIGYGPTFLLLGGFGLASAALWFAFGAAVKKY; encoded by the coding sequence ATGACATCGCGGTCCCCCTCCTCGCCCCGTCTCTGGCCTCTGTTTGGACTCAACTTCTTCATGGCCGATATGCAGTCGGGAATCGGGCCCTTCGTCGGCGTATTTCTTCAGGAGCGCGGCTGGGCGAGCGGGCTGATCGGCACGGCGATGACGATCGGAAATGTCGCTGGCATGCTTGTCACCACGCCGATCGGCGGCTTCATCGATGCGAGCCGCAACAAGCGCATGTGGGTCGTGATCCCCGGCGTCTGCGTGGTGCTCGCGTCCGCAATCATCCTGCTGTCGCAGAACTTCTGGGCGGTGACGTTCTCCCAGGTCGCGCAATCGCTGGCAAGCGCCGCGATCGTTCCGGCGGTGACCGGAATTACGCTCGGAATCGCCAGGCAGAAGGGTTTCAATGCGCTGAACGGCCGCAACCAGGCATTCAACCACGCCGGCAACATGGTCGGGGCGGCGCTGTCGGGCTATCTCGGCTTTAGATACGGCTACGTCGCCGTGTTCCTGCTGGCGGCAGCATTCGGCGGCATCGCGATCGCCTGCGTGCTGCTGATCCCGGCCAAGGCGATTGACGATCGCGCCGCGCGCGGCAGCAAGGAGGATGATCCCGACAGCCCGCCGGACGCGCTCACGATGCTGCTCAAGCACAAGCCGCTGCTCGTGCTGGCGCTGGCCCTTGCCCTCTTTCATCTCGGCAATGCCGCGATCGTTCCCCTCTATGGTCTCGCTGCCGTCACCGAAACCCAGGCCAACGGACCAAGCTTCGTCGCGACCACGGTGGTGATTGCACAGGGCGTGATGGTCGTGACCTCGCTGATCGCGATGCGGGTCGCGAGCAAGCGCAACTACTGGCCGGTGATCCTGGCCTCCTTCCTGTTCTTACCCGTCCGCGGCGTGCTCGCCTTTTTCCTGACGGGGTGGTGGGGCGTCGTGCCCGTGCAGGTGCTCGACGGCATCGGCACGGGACTTCAGACGGTCGCCGTGCCCGGCATGGTCGCCCGCTCACTGAACGGCACCGGGCGCATCAACCTCGGGCAAGGCGCTGTCATCACCGTGCAGGGCGTGGGCGCCTCGCTCAGCCCGGCGCTCGGCGGCTGGATCGCGGAATGGATCGGCTATGGCCCGACCTTCCTGCTGCTTGGCGGTTTCGGGCTAGCGTCAGCGGCGCTGTGGTTCGCATTTGGCGCGGCGGTGAAGAAGTATTGA
- a CDS encoding fatty acid desaturase yields MSDATISESGHRLKPLTPAMLRELSARSNLKGAARSLCHFGVIVLVGAMIWKITSSYGVLWALPLVAVQGYFVAFLFMAVHETAHKTAFKSRALNLAVGYLSGFIIGLPYEYYCLYHWDHHRYTQDPNKDPELIVGVKPKSDTQLAIAYSGLLQVAGRLWLMLGHAVTGKVTVPWIPENKRAVIVTEARVYAGFYVALLGLSLWFSSALLLWVWIVPLIIGQFFLRPYLYAEHTGCERTRSAFENTRTTYTGAIVKWFAWNMPYHVEHHAYPSIPFHALPKLNEIVDGEIVYRGRGYLATTRETWAWFRRQRLPG; encoded by the coding sequence ATGAGCGACGCAACGATTTCAGAGTCCGGCCATCGCTTGAAGCCGCTGACGCCGGCGATGCTGCGTGAATTGTCGGCCCGTTCCAATCTCAAGGGCGCCGCGCGCAGCCTCTGCCATTTCGGCGTGATCGTGCTGGTCGGTGCGATGATCTGGAAGATCACCTCAAGCTACGGCGTGTTATGGGCGCTGCCGCTGGTGGCGGTACAGGGCTATTTCGTCGCCTTCCTGTTCATGGCGGTGCACGAGACCGCGCACAAGACCGCGTTCAAGAGCCGCGCGCTCAATCTCGCGGTCGGCTATCTCTCGGGCTTCATCATCGGATTGCCATACGAATATTACTGCCTGTATCACTGGGATCATCATCGCTACACCCAGGATCCGAACAAGGACCCGGAGTTGATCGTCGGCGTGAAGCCGAAATCCGACACGCAGCTCGCGATCGCCTATAGCGGCCTGCTCCAAGTCGCCGGCCGTCTCTGGCTGATGCTCGGCCATGCCGTCACCGGCAAGGTCACCGTGCCCTGGATCCCCGAAAACAAGCGTGCGGTCATCGTGACCGAGGCGCGCGTCTATGCCGGATTCTATGTCGCGCTACTTGGGCTCTCGCTGTGGTTCTCTTCGGCGCTGCTGCTCTGGGTCTGGATCGTTCCGCTGATCATCGGGCAATTCTTCCTGCGGCCCTACCTCTATGCCGAGCACACCGGCTGCGAGCGGACCCGCAGCGCCTTCGAAAACACCCGCACGACCTACACCGGGGCGATCGTCAAATGGTTCGCGTGGAACATGCCCTATCATGTCGAGCACCACGCCTATCCCTCGATCCCTTTTCACGCGCTGCCGAAGCTGAACGAGATCGTCGACGGCGAGATCGTCTATCGTGGCCGCGGTTACCTCGCGACGACGCGCGAGACCTGGGCCTGGTTTCGTCGGCAGCGGCTGCCGGGCTAG
- a CDS encoding enoyl-CoA hydratase/isomerase family protein, translating into MSDIADAASSPVLEITGARATIRLNRPKHLNRLQAEDLGDLMKLFDRVEADPAIRVLVLTGTGRAFSAGYDLNSVAERAVSAGEQQSAGSAFEVVVNRLEDLGVPTICRLNGGVYGGSTDLALACDFRIGVDTAEMFMPAARLGLHYYRSGIKRYVTRLGVDNAKKLFLTAQKITAPEMLRIGYLTAMVPEEALDEEVDKLANILAGNAPNAMRGMKRAINEFARGELDEQAADQRHRDSMRGDEIKEGIKAFAEKRPPKF; encoded by the coding sequence ATGTCGGACATAGCCGACGCGGCCAGCAGCCCCGTGCTCGAAATCACCGGCGCACGCGCCACCATCCGCCTCAACCGTCCCAAGCATCTCAACCGGCTCCAGGCGGAAGACCTCGGCGACCTGATGAAGCTGTTCGACCGGGTCGAAGCCGACCCGGCGATCCGCGTGCTGGTGTTGACCGGCACGGGGCGCGCCTTCTCCGCGGGCTATGACCTCAACTCGGTGGCCGAGCGGGCGGTGAGCGCCGGCGAGCAGCAGAGCGCGGGCTCGGCGTTCGAGGTGGTCGTCAACCGGCTGGAGGATCTCGGCGTGCCGACGATCTGCCGGCTCAACGGCGGCGTCTATGGCGGCTCGACCGATCTCGCGCTCGCCTGCGATTTCCGCATCGGCGTCGATACTGCGGAGATGTTCATGCCCGCCGCGCGGCTTGGGCTGCATTACTACAGGAGCGGCATCAAACGCTACGTGACGCGGCTCGGCGTCGACAACGCGAAGAAACTGTTCCTGACCGCGCAGAAGATCACCGCGCCGGAAATGCTGCGGATCGGTTATCTCACCGCCATGGTGCCGGAGGAAGCTCTCGACGAGGAAGTCGACAAGCTCGCCAACATCCTCGCCGGCAACGCACCGAACGCGATGCGCGGCATGAAGCGCGCGATCAACGAATTCGCCCGCGGCGAGCTCGACGAGCAAGCCGCCGACCAGCGCCACCGCGACAGCATGCGCGGCGACGAGATCAAGGAAGGCATCAAGGCTTTTGCGGAAAAGCGGCCGCCAAAATTCTGA
- a CDS encoding cyclic nucleotide-binding domain-containing protein: MDTSHIAQHAGTAAALFASVFVVATTTMRTMIPLRVFGILTNLVLIATAIPAHNYLVIGVQTVVLGLNAYRLHQMLQLVRDVRKSVNSDLSMDWLKPFMIERKCKAGEVLFYKDEKAEDMAYIVSGRFRLVESGIELPVGAIVGELGMLSPSNTRTQTLECVEPGSILSVGYNKVEELYVQNPAFGFYFLRLASARLFQNLNTLEQRLAQQTAAIATTAPKPA; the protein is encoded by the coding sequence ATGGATACGTCACATATTGCACAGCATGCAGGAACGGCAGCCGCCCTGTTCGCGTCGGTGTTCGTGGTGGCCACCACCACCATGCGGACGATGATCCCGCTCCGCGTGTTCGGCATCCTCACCAACCTCGTCCTGATCGCGACCGCCATCCCCGCGCACAATTATCTGGTGATTGGCGTGCAGACCGTGGTGCTCGGCCTCAATGCCTACCGCCTGCACCAGATGCTGCAGCTCGTGCGCGATGTCCGCAAGTCGGTGAACTCCGACCTCTCGATGGACTGGCTGAAGCCGTTCATGATCGAGCGCAAATGCAAGGCCGGCGAGGTGCTGTTCTACAAGGACGAGAAGGCCGAGGACATGGCCTATATCGTCAGCGGCCGCTTTCGCCTGGTCGAATCCGGCATCGAGTTGCCGGTCGGCGCCATCGTCGGCGAGCTCGGCATGCTGTCGCCGTCGAACACCCGCACCCAGACGCTGGAATGCGTCGAGCCCGGAAGCATCCTCAGCGTCGGCTACAACAAGGTCGAGGAGCTCTACGTGCAGAATCCGGCCTTCGGCTTCTACTTCCTGCGGCTTGCCAGTGCGCGCCTGTTCCAGAACCTCAACACGCTGGAGCAGCGGCTGGCGCAGCAGACCGCGGCGATCGCGACGACGGCACCGAAGCCGGCGTGA